From Shewanella psychrophila, a single genomic window includes:
- a CDS encoding substrate-binding periplasmic protein has protein sequence MKLKLRILALITLLTPSYLYSAEQALSIAFVEYPPYHFTSGNNVEGISIRIIEEAFRRIDTPIEFNAIPWSRALNWLRLGKVDGMVGVFIRPERQEYIDYSKVPLSKAQIHLFVTEGSDIEYDEDLTKLSDFRFGVKKDFSYGPYFDDLVAQKKLTKLIEDVDIPQLLVKLCTGVTDIMVGERRNSEYMFNQLIKETYSQLKRCKKIIALTPAIDARLAYLAFSKQNQLTDIRDRFDEAMNSMKQDGSLNRIIESYHPHLSYKSGN, from the coding sequence ATGAAACTCAAGCTTAGGATTCTAGCGCTTATAACCTTACTTACTCCTTCATATCTGTATAGTGCTGAGCAAGCTTTATCCATCGCCTTTGTTGAGTATCCCCCTTATCATTTTACCTCTGGTAATAATGTTGAAGGGATATCGATTCGCATCATAGAGGAGGCCTTTAGGCGAATCGATACCCCTATTGAGTTCAATGCTATTCCCTGGAGTCGTGCATTGAACTGGCTGAGGTTAGGGAAGGTTGATGGCATGGTTGGGGTATTTATTCGCCCTGAGCGACAGGAGTATATTGACTACAGTAAGGTTCCATTGTCGAAGGCACAGATACACCTTTTTGTTACTGAGGGCTCAGATATTGAATATGATGAAGATCTGACTAAGCTCAGTGATTTTCGCTTCGGGGTAAAAAAAGACTTTAGCTACGGACCTTACTTTGATGACTTAGTCGCCCAGAAGAAGCTGACTAAACTCATCGAAGATGTAGATATACCACAGCTACTGGTGAAGCTATGTACAGGAGTCACCGATATTATGGTTGGGGAGAGGCGTAATAGTGAGTATATGTTTAACCAGCTAATCAAGGAAACCTACTCACAGTTGAAACGCTGTAAAAAAATAATCGCGTTAACCCCAGCTATAGATGCAAGACTGGCTTATTTGGCATTTTCCAAACAAAATCAACTTACCGACATTCGTGACAGGTTCGATGAGGCTATGAACTCAATGAAACAGGACGGTAGCCTTAATAGGATCATCGAATCCTATCACCCTCACCTAAGCTATAAATCAGGCAATTAA